Below is a genomic region from Candidatus Acidulodesulfobacterium acidiphilum.
GGAGATGGGAGCAGTTTTCGGCGGCAGTTCGCAGACTGTTTTCGGAGCGTCCGGAGCGGGGAATTTTTTAACTAAAGCTACGGCAGTAATAGCTATAATTTTTATGGCTTCTGCTTTTTTTATTTCTTATATTTCCGCCCAGAAGGAAAAAGGAATTAATATTTCTTCAAAATATACTGCGACAAAAACGGTAAAATCGTCTATGGCAGTCAAAAAAGCGCCGGTTAAAAACAAGTCTAAATAATTTATTAATTAATTTATTTCATACATGATGCCGAAGTGGTGGAACTGGTAGACACACCATCTTAAGGGGGTGGCGGACAAAATCCGTGCCGGTTCGATTCCGGCCTTCGGCACCACCTTTTATTTTAATTAATCACCTCTGCCATATTTATTATTTCTATTTTATTTTTTCAAATTTAACGCAACTTATTGCATTACCGTATTGCAGGTCAAATTCTTTTTTGACATCAAAATAATAAATTCTCTTAAAAAAGCGACATTATAAAGTTCAGAATTTCTTTCCAAAAAGTTTAAAGCGTCCGCTACGCTCATTTTAATTCTATACGGTCTGTTTCGTGTAAGCGAATCGAACCTGTTGGCGATAATAATTATTTTTCCGTATGTCGAAATATCTTCCTCTGTTTTACCGAAAGGATAACCCGTTCCGTTTGAAGCTTCATGATGTTCAAGGACGCCGTTTATTATATTTTTATTGTCTATGCCGTTGACGGTTAGAATTTCTTTGGAATATATAGGGTGCATTTTTATTTCTTCGGCCTCTTTTTCGGATAAACCGTTCTTCGACAATATTTCTCTGGGTATTTTTAATTTTCCTATATCGTGCGTCAGTCCTGCAAAACCTATTTCATATAAAGAAATTTTATTTGAAAAACCAAGCCTGTTGGCCAAAGCCATAGCGTATATACTTACGTTCATGCCGTGTCCCACTTCATTGTAGTCGTAGCTGGAAAGATTAAGCAAATTCATAAAAGCGAATTCGCTCATCAATAAATATTCTATGGTGGTTTCTATCGATTTTTTAATATTTTCCTGATTATCTTTAAGATTTCCCGTAGTTATAACGTATTCGGCGTAAATTTTTGAATACATATAAATTTTTACGGCTTTTTCTTCGAAATTATATTCCGGGGATTTTATAATGTATTCGATATGATCCAGCATATCGTTGTCATATTTATCTTTATCTTTTGTTTCTATATACAGGTTTTCTACGCCGTTATTTTTAAGCCTTAAAGCGTCGCTCTGAGAAAAAATAAGCGCTTTAGACCTGTATAAAATAAAATTATCTCCTGATTTTAGATATAGGGGATAATCGGAATTTTTACCGAATATCAAACTTTCTATAACTATAGGCGTATATTGTTTTTTTTCCATTTGTTATATTATTTGTATTTAAATAATTTCGGATTTCAGTCCTTTCTTGCGCACCTTTTCCGCAAATTCCTCGGCCTGCTTTTTTTCGCCTACTATAGTTCCGTAATGCATAGGTATAGACGTATCTGCTTTTATAACATCGGCAGCTTCGACCGCTTCGCTTGGGGTCATAACGTAAGTTCCGCTTACCGGAATAAACAGAAGGTCTATTTTTTCTTTTGACAGATCGTTCATTTCGGGTATTAGGTCGGTATCGCCCGTGTGGTATATTTTAACTCCTTTAAACGTAACTATAAAACCTAATTTTTTGTCTTCTTTAGGATGATAAACCTTCCCCGGTTCCCTGAATTTATTAATATTATAAGCCGGTACGCCTTTAATATGCAAATCTTTAAAATCTAAAGAATCCCCCGGTTTTATAATTACGACTTCATTATCGTATAATCCGTCTATTTCGTCGTTAGTCATCTCGTTCATAAACAGTACGGTAGAATCTTTAAGTATTTTATGGATATCGTCGGGTGAAAAATGGTCGAAATGTTCATGCGATACAAAAATGAAATCAGCTTTAGGCTCGTCTCCGTGTAGTTTGAAAGGGTCAAAATATAAATATTTATGACCGTCGCTTACTAAAAAGCTGTCGTGGCAGAATCTTTTAATTTCTAATCCTTTATATTTAAACATAAAAACCTCCTTACATGAATGTTATATATTATAATAAAAAAGCAATTAAATTAAACAAATTTAATTATTTTTTTTAATTTTATCATATATTTTAAAGATTTGTTAAAATTTTAATAAATTTGACTGATTAAAGTAAAGTAAGATAAAGTTAAATAAAATATTTATTGTAATTATGTACGTTTGTCATATATAATAATTTAAGAATTTTACGTTTAAACAATTAAGACTATAAATCATAAATTAATAATTAATAAAGGTAAGGAGAAAATTATGGCAAATTTAAGAATTGCGATTAACGGGTTCGGAAGAATAGGCAGAAACGTTTTTAGGGTTTTTCAGGATATGATTGCTAAAGGAGAGCAAATTGAAATAGTTGCGATTAACGATATTACCAATCCTCAGGTGCTTGCCCATCTTTTAAAATACGATTCCGTTCACGGCAAAGCTCCTTTTTACGTTGGTTACGACGTCGACCATATAATTGCGGACGACAGAGAAACATTGATAACCGCTATAAAAGACCCGTCGGAACTTTTATGGAAACATCTAGGCGTCGATTTGGTAATCGAATCTACAGGACTTTTTACTAAAAGAGACGGTGCGGAAAAACATTTAAAGGCCGGCGCCAAAAAGGTTTTAATTTCTGCCCCTGCGCATGATCCTGATGCCACTATCGTTCTCGGCGTTAACGATAAAAATTACGATAAAAGTAAACATTTTATAGTTTCTATGGCATCATGCACTACAAACTGTCTTGCTCCGGTAGCAAAAGTGCTTAATGAAAATTTTACCATAGAAAAAGGCAATATGACCACTGCCCATTCTTATACCAATGACCAGAGAATATTAGATTTGCCGCATAAGGATCTAAGAAGGGCAAGAGCCGCCGCCGTTTCCATAATCCCCACGACTACCGGTGCGGCGAAAGCTCTGTGCGAAGTTCTTCCCGAACTTAAAGACAAGCTTGACGGAATGTCTTTAAGAGTGCCAACGCCCGATGTTTCTATTAACGATCTAGTCTGTAAAGTTTCTAAAAAAACCACGGTTTTGGAAGTTAATTCAAAATTGGAGGAGGCTGCCGATACATATTTGAAAGGAATTTTAGGGTTCAGTAAAGAGCCGCTTGTTTCTATAGACTACAGGGGCGATTCCCATTCTTCAATAGTCGATTCTCTTAGCACTAAAGTTATCGGCGACGACTTAGTTAAAGTTCTGGCGTGGTACGATAACGAATGGGGTTATTCTACCCGGCTTGCCGAAATGGCCGTCTTCATGATGGAATAAATATATTTTATAATTTAGTAATGATTATATATAATAAGCAATAAGGAATTTGATGATGAATAATATAGTTTATATAGACGAAATCGACATAAAAAACAAAACGCTTCTTATAAGAGTCGATTTTAACGTCCCTCTTGACCAAAACGGCAATATTACAGACGATACGCGCATAAGGGCGGTCCTGCCGACTATTAATTATTGTCTCGACGAAAACGCAAAAATTATCTTAATGTCTCATATGGGACGGCCGAAAGGCAAAAAAGTTCCCGAATTGTCCCTTTTAGTCGTTGCTAAGAGATTAAGCAGGCTGTTGGATAAGGATGTAAAATTCGTCGGCGAATGCGTAGGCGAGCTGGCGGAAAGCACCGTTAAATCGGCAGGTTTGGGCGATATAGTACTGCTTGAAAATTTAAGATTTTACGACGAAGAAACTAAAAACGATGAAGAATTCGGCAAAAAATTAGCATCCCTCTGCGATATATACGTTAACGACGCATTTGCGACTGCTCATAGATCCCATGCTTCAAATGTAGCGGTTACGAAATTCGTAGGTAAATGCGCCGCAGGTTTTCTTATAAGAAAAGAACTGAACTATTTCAACAGGGCTATTGAAAATCCGATGAAACCGTTCGTCGCTATAGTCGGAGGAGCCAAAGTATCCGGAAAGATAGAAGTGCTTTCAAATTTAGCCGATAAGGTGGATAAACTTATCATAGGCGGAGCTATGTCCAATACTTTCCTTAAAGCCTTAGGGCACGACGTCGGAGCTTCTTTAGTCGAAGACGAAATGCTTGAATACGCAAAAAAAACATTAGAAAAAATAAGCGATAAAAAAATTAAACTTTATCTTCCGGTCGATGTGGTTGTTGCCGACAGATTAGCGCCCGATGCGGAAACCAAGGTTACGACTATTCAGGAAATTCCTAAGGGCTGGCTGGCTTTAGATATAGGTCCTGCTACCGTAACGCTTTTCACGGAAGCTATTCAAAATGCCAAAACTATAGTATGGAACGGTCCCATGGGAGTATTTGAAATGGATGCTTTCAGCAGAGGTACGTTTGCTTTAGTTTCAAGCGTTGCAAACGCTTATGCCATGACTATAGTCGGAGGCGGCGATACGGACGTTGCGCTTCACAGAGCCGGAGAATTTGCAAAAATGTCTTATGTTTCTACCGGAGGAGGCGCTTTTCTTGAACTTTTAGAAGGAAAAAAACTTCCAGGTATCGAAGCATTAATCGAATGTTCAAAGAAAAATAACTTAAAACCGCAAATTTAAAAATTAAATTTAATCTTAATGAAGAAAAAAATAATAATTTTAATATCTGTTTTCTTTCCTGTCTTAATTTTAGACCAATTATTAAAATATATAATCAATAATAAAATATCGTTAATCGGAAAAATTACGGTAATAAAGCATTATTTTAATATAGTGCATGTCGATAATACCGGCGTCGCTTTCGGGCTTATGAGCGGATATTCGAATATCCTGATTATACTTCTTACTGCTTTAATAATTGCGGCGTTAATATATTTTTTATTTAAAACAAAAATAAATTCCAATTTACTGTTTATATCTTCCTCGTTAATTATTTCCGGAGCTTTTTCAAATCTTTTGAGCAGAATATTTCAGGGATATGTAGTAGATTTTCTCGACTTTCATATTTATGCCTATCACTGGCCCAGTTTTAATGTTGCCGACAGCTGCGTAGTAGTCGGAACTATATTGTTTTTTATATCTATCATGAAATATATTTAAATCTTTTATATATCTTCTATATTTAATTTAATTACGGTTTTTATATGTATAATTTTAAAGAAATAGAAAAAAAATGGCAAAATATATGGGAAAACGATAAAGTTTTTTTTGTTAAAAATGAAAAAAATTCTTTAAACGTTCCTAAATTTTACTGTTTAGAAATGTTTCCTTATCCTTCCGGAAGAATACACATGGGACATGTCAGAAACTATGCTATAGGCGACGCGATAGCCAGGTTTAAACGTATAAAGGGTTATAACGTCCTTCACCCCATAGGTTTCGACAGTTTTGGACTTCCCGCCGAAAACGCAGCGATAAAGCATAAGACTAATCCTGCCGAATGGACTAAAAGCAATATAGAATATATGATAAAACAGCTTAAAGAATTGGGTTTTTCTTACGATTGGAGCAGGCTCGTAATTACTTCGGAACCTGAATATTATGGATGGGAGCAGCTGTTTTTTTTGCGTATGTATAAAAAAGGTTTAGCTTACAAGAAGAATTCCTTAGTTAACTGGTGCGAATCATGCAATACTACCCTTGCCAACGAACAAGTCGAAGACGGAAAGTGCTGGAGGTGCGGCAAGGACGTAACGGTCAAAAATATGGACCAGTGGTTTTTGAAAATTACGGACTATGCGGAAGAACTGCTTAAAGATATAGATACTTTGGAAGGCTGGCCGGATAAAGTAAAAACTATGCAAAAAAACTGGATAGGCAAAAGTTCAGGTTTAACGGTAATTTTTAAAATCGCCGGTTCAGGCGAAAATTTCATAGAGATATTTACTACGCGTCCCGATACCATATTCGGCGCAACCTATATTGCTATGTCTCCGCTTCATCCCGCCGCTAAAAGTTTAATAAAAAATTCAAAAGATTTAGAAAAATTAGAAACAATGAAGCATAATTCTTTGGTATCTAAAGACGTTTCCGAAAAAGAAGGATTTTTTACCGGTTCTTATGCCGTTAATCCGTTTACTAATAAAACGATACCAGTATTTATAGCAAATTTTGTATTGATGGATTACGGAACAGGCGCTATTATGTCGGTTCCCGCGCACGATGCAAGAGATTATGAATTCGCAAAAAAATACGGAATAGAAATAATGCAAGTTATAGAACCGACAAAAGAAGGAGCGAAAAATACTTTGGAAGACTTAGCGGGACTGCCTTATACTGACGGCGGAATACTTGTAAATTCCGGAGAGTTTAACGGGCTTAAATCCGAAGAGGCAAAAGAAAAAATAGCCGATTTTGCCGAAAATAAAAATATAGGAAAAAAAGTTACCAACTACAGGCTGAGAGATTGGGGAATATCGAGGCAGAGATACTGGGGGTGTCCTATACCCGTCGTGTATTGCGAAAAATGCGGAATAGTCCCGCTGAACGAAGACGACCTGCCTTTAATACTGCCCGACGACGTCGTGTTTACGGGAGAAGGAGCCTCTCCTCTTAAAAAGCATAAATCGTTTATAAATACAAAATGCCCTAAATGCGGAGGAAAAGCCGAGCGGGAAACCGATACTATGGATACTTTCGTGGAGTCTTCCTGGTATTTTTTAAGATATACTCTTTCCGAAGAAAAAGAAAAAAATCCGTTTAAAAGCGAAGACGTTAGATACTGGCTGCCGGTCGATCAGTATATCGGCGGTGTAGAACATGCAGTTATGCATCTTCTGTACTCAAGATTTTTCGTGAAGGCGCTGAGGGATTTAAATTATATAAAATTAGACGAACCCTTCAAAAATCTTCTTACGCAGGGGATGGTCATAAAAAACGGCGCTAAAATGTCTAAATCCAAAGGCAACGTCGTCGATCCGGACAGACTTATTAAAAAATTCGGCGCCGATACGGTAAGATTATTCGTACTTTTTGCGGCTCCCCCCGAAAAAGATTTGGAATGGAGCGATTCTGGAGTTGAGGGGGCATATAGATTTATAAATAAATTCTATAAAACCGTAGTCGATTTTTTCGAAATATTAAAAGATACGAATGGCAAATTTTATATAGAAGAATCAAATATTTCGCAATCTTCGCCCAATACGGCAAGTTTAAGCGTTTCGGCGTACGAAATAAATAAAGCCGTCGTAAATCCGTCGATTAAAGAATTAATTTACAGATTAAACGGCGTAATAGAAAAAACCGAAACCGAAATGAACGGACGCTATCATTTTAACACGGTTATCAGTTCGTCGATGGAATTAATTAACGCTTTTAACGATTTTACCGGAGCTTTAGACGGGGAAAAACTTGCATTATTAAATAAATCCGATAAATATCTGCTGAAACATTTTTTAAATTCAGTCATTTTGATATTATATCCTTTCATACCGCATGTCTGTTCCGAAATATTTGAAATTTTAAACGGCTCTTTCATAGAAAGCGAAAACTGGCCTGAAAAAATAGATGCCGGATATTTGAAAGAAAATTGCAACATAGCGGTGCAGGTAAACGGAAAGATGAGAGACGTCGTAACTGCGGCCATTGATTCGGATGAAGAGTCCGTCTTAAAAGCTGCTATGGAAAGCCCAAAAATCAAAAAATACGCAGAAGATAAGAGCGCAATTAAAAAAGTTATATATGTAAAAAATAAACTGTTAAACATTATAGTTTGAAAAAGGTGTCAGATAAAATTTATTTTATGCATACGAAAAGAAATAGTTAACGATAAAGGATACTGCGTAAAATACAAAGGTTATATTAAATCGTATGAATTTTAAAAAAAAGTCATTATTATTATCGATTATAATTATTCTTGCCGCCGGTTTTTCGACGGGGTGCGGTTTTAAAGTATTAAACGGCAGCGAGGGTTCCGTTACGTCGGGCTTGCCGGTAAGCAGCATAAGTAAAAAATCAAAAAATTACAATAACATATCCGAAATTTACGTAAAACCTTTTAAAAATCAAACTTATAAAAGCGGGTTGGGAGTATATTTTTCAAATAATATAGCAAAGTTTCTTAATATGCAGACGTATATGTTTACTTCAAACGAAAGCGGCGCTTTTTATTATCTGTCCGGAAAAATAACTTCTATACAAAATAACGTAATGTCTTATACGGGCGTAGCGGCGGCGGTTGATTACGATATTACCGTCAGCGTAACCGTCAGCATGTATAATACCGGCGGAAAGATAATTTTCAGGAACGTAAATTTTTCGTCAAGCGCAACGTACTATAACTATATAAACCCCCTTATAGCCCATAAACAAGAGAAAGGGGCTATAATAAGAGTTTCCAGGAGAATTGCAAGAAAAATAGTAATATATATAGAATCTAAAAAATTAACTTCTTGACGGTTTAATTAATATAGTTTTATCGTTCAAAATTATAATTTTTATAATTTTTTATTCTTTTGTATAAGACGAGCGTTATCTTAGCGAATAAATACCCGATTATACCGCCCGCGATAACGTCCAAAGGATAATGCTCGCCGTCGTAAACCCTTGAAAACGCCACTACATAAGCCAGTATATAAAATGTTTTTTTATGTTTGGGAAACATATAAGATAGGGCGACTGCAAGGGAAAAAGCCGTTACCGTATGTCCGGAAGGAAAAGAATTTTCTGTTAAGTGTCTGCCTAAAATATTTACGTGAACCTTTCCTTCTTCGATAAGAGAGTGAAGCGCTACGATGGGTCTCGGCCTGTGGACGGCTTTTTTTATTATAATGTCTATAATACCCGGAACTATTTGAGTTAAAAAAAGCAAAAAAAACGATTCTTTGAATTTTTGACGGTTAAAATAATAAACATACAAAAGTACGAGCCAGTAAACGACCCAGCCGTTGCCGAGATTGGTAACCGCCCTCATATTGTCGTTTAGTAAAGAAAAGTGGAAATTGTTATTGATGAGTAAAAAAAGTGCCGTATCTAAATGCAGAATGTAAGAAAGCATAATTTTTATTTTGATTTTATTATTTAATAAGATATAATTTTATTAGAATAATTGCTATATTGCAACATTAAAAGTTGTTTTGTTAAAATTTAAAATCGTATTCAAAGTTTAAAACTATCGGAGAACAAAGTATGCAGGCCGTTATTATGGCAGGAGGTTTTGGAACAAGACTTAAACCTTTAACGAATAATGCTCCAAAACCGATGATACACATAGCAAACAAACCCATGATGGAGCATGTCGTTAACCTTCTTAAATCGCACGGAATAAACGACCTTATAGTGCTTCTTTACGTTCAGCCGGACCTTATTAAAAATTATTTTAAAGACGGTTCCGATTTCGGCGTAAAAATTGAATACGTTCTTGCCGAAGAAGATTACGGGACTGCGGGGGCCGTAAAAAACGTCGAAAAAATAATTAAAGACGACGATTTTATGGTGATAAGCGCCGATATAATTACCGATATTAATATTTCAAAACCGATAGATTTTCATATAGGCAAAAAAAGCGACGCTACAATAGTCCTTACGCACGTAGAAAACCCTCTGTCGTTTGGCATAGTCATAACAGATGCCGAAGGCAAAATAACTAAATTTTTAGAAAAGCCGACATGGTCCGAAGTTTTTAGCGATACCATAAATACCGGCATTTACATATTAAACCGTTCAGTATTAAAAATGATTCCGGAAAAAAGCGAATTCGATTTTTCCAAAGACCTTTTCCCGCTTTTACTAAAAGACGGCAAAAAACTTTTTGGGCATATATCTAACGGATACTGGAAAGACGTAGGAACGCTTTCGGAATACAGGCAGAGCCATTTAGACATTATCGCCGGTAAAATAAATCTTAATATAGACGGCGAAAAGTTAGGAGATAAAAATATAACCGTAGGCGCAAAAAGCATAGTGGATATTACCTGCGATATAGAAAATTCTATTCTGGGTAAAGACGTCCATATTCTTCAAAACTGCAAAATTAAAAATTGCGTTATCGGAGACAACTGTACTATTGGGGAAAACACATCAATCAGCGGGTCGGTAATTGGCAAGGCGTCAAAGATAGGCGCAAACTGCGATATACAGGAATCTATCCTCGGATATAAAACTTATGCCGGAAACAACGTATTTATAGGGGCAGGAGCTGTAGTTTCCGACGTATGCCATATAGGAAACGGCGCAGTGATTAATCCTAACGTTAAGATTTGGCCGTTTAAAAACGTGGAAGACGGGGCAATATTATCCGAAAGCCTTATATGGTCTGACAAATGGAGTGCCAAAATATTCGGTCAATATGGAATAACCGGTCTTGCTAATTTAGAAATAACGCCCGAGTTTGCTTCTAAGCTCGGAGCGGCGTTCGGAGCAACCGTCGGCAAAAACAGGACGATATCGGTATCAAGGGACAGTCATAAAACTTCGCGTCTTTTTTCGAGGGCTATGATGTCGGGCGTTCTTTCCGTTGGCGTTAACGTTAACGATTTCAGCGATACCCCAATTTCAATAGTCCGCTATCAGGCAAAACAGTTTAAAAGTTCGGGCGGAATACATGTAAGAAAACATCCTTTCGATAAAAAACTTTTAAATATAAAATTTTTTGATTCTAACGGTTTGGATTTTTCTTCGCTTGGTGAGCAGAAAATAGAAAGACTGTTTTTCAGGGAAGATTATACGAGGGTCGGATCGGAAGAAACCGGTGAAATTTTTTATCCTACTCACGGTACCGAATATTATACCGACGGATTTCTTAAAACTATAGATACAGAAAAGATTATAAAAAGAAAATTTAAAATAGTAATAGATTATTCTTACGGTAGTTCCAGTAAAATTTTTCCTGCGGTAATAGGAAAACTCGGCATAGATTCCGTTCACTTAAACGCTAATTTAGACCAGACTAAAATAACGAAAACCGAAAGAGAATTCAAAAAATCCCTCAAGGAATTGTCGAGCATAGTAAGGTCTATTAACGCCGACTTGGGAATTTTTATAGACAACGGCGGGGAAAAGATATATTTATGCGATGAAAACGGCGATAATATAGACGGCAACACCGCTTTGACATTAATGGCCATGCTGGTTATGAAGACCGAGAAAAAGTTTCAATCTATTTCAGTTCCCGTTAATTCATCTTTTAATATATCTAAGATGGCTAAAGAACACGACTACGAGATAATTTACGCAAAAAATTCGTCTAGCTGTCTAATGGAAAAAGCCGGAAATTCAAAAATATATTTTGCGGGCGACAATGAAGGCGGCTATATCTACCCCGGCTTTATGCCGGCTTTTGACGGAATGTATTCGACTATAAAACTGCTGGAAATGCTTGCAAAACTTGACAGTTCTATAAAAAATGAGATGAGGTTTATAGAACCGACGTATTTTGAATACAAAAAAGTTCCTTGTCCTACGGAGCTGAAAGGTTTTATTATGAGGAAGTTTTTTGAAAAATATTCGGACGAAAATGTTTTGTTGATAGACGGAATAAAACTTATAAAACCTCAAGGCTGGGTTCTTGCGTACCCCGCTTCCGAAGGGGCTCATTTTGAAATTTTTTCGGAAAGCAAGGATAAGGATGCCGCCGGAGTTTTAATAAACGAATTCAGCCGGGATATCGAGTCTTGGAAAGCGGAACGGGATATTAGCGCACTGTCGTAGAGTCAGGAAAAGGAAAAAGGCGTCAAAAAGCAGGAAAACGAGGAAAATGGAACAGGAAAAGGTGTCAGGAAAAGGAGAAAAAGGTGTCAGATTTATTTTCCGCATACGGAAAGTAGCAATTAACTATCAAGGCTTTGCGGAAAATAAATCTGACACCTTTTTCCATCCCCTATTCACCTTTTCCTTAGCATATTACATATTATAATGATATAAGCACATAATCATATAAGTATAAAATAAGTATAAAATTTTCAAAAAAAGGAGAACGAATGAGCAACTCTTTTGAAATCGAATTTGGAACTTCCGGCTACAGGGGAAAAATAGCAGACGACTTTACTTATGAATCCGTAAAACTCGTTTCGCAGGCAGTATGCGATTTTTTAAACGAAAAATATAGAGGATCTTTTCCGTCGAAACAAATAGTAATAGGTTACGATACGCGTTTTTTATCCGAAGAATTTGCTAAAATAAGCGCCTGCGTATTTTGCGCCAACGGTTTTAACGTAATTTTCGCCGATACTTTTACCCCTACTCCCGTTATAGCGATTAAGATTTTAAAAGAAAAGGCTCTCGGCGCAATAAACATTACGGCAAGCCATAATCCTTACAATTATAACGGCATAAAATTCTCTCCGGACTGGGGAGGCCCCGCTCTACCTGAAGATACGGAAGTTTTAACTAAAAAATCCAACGAACTTCTTAAAAATCCAAGATATAATTTTATGGATTTTAACGATGCAAAGAAAAGCGGACAATTAAAAGAAGAGGATTTTATAGGCTATTATATAGAACTCGTAAAATCAAAGTTAAATTTAAAACTTATTAAAGAAAACGCAGGCAATTTATATCCTTTTATTACGTCACTGCACGGAACTTCCAAGGGCATAATAGGAAAAATTATCGGTGATGAGGGTTATGAATTTAAAGAAATATACGAGGGAAGGGACGCTTTTTTTGCCCCGGGATTTGCCCCGGACCCCTCCGCGAAGAATTTAAAAGATATGGGAAATATGATTAAGGAATATAATAAAGGCAAAGACGAGGGCAAATCTAAAAAAATCGCTATAGGGCTTGCAACGGACGGCGATGCCGACAGATACGGCGTACTTGACGAAGACGGCGAGTTTATCGAGCCTAATATTATCTTTCCTCTTCTTTACAATTATTACATCGAAGGCAAAGGGATAAAAGGGGATGCCGCAAGAAGCGTCGCAACGACTGCTTTGGTGGACAGGGTAGCAAAACGTTACGGTTTTAAAGTCATAGAAACTCCGGTCGGTTTTAAATATCT
It encodes:
- a CDS encoding nucleotidyltransferase; protein product: MQAVIMAGGFGTRLKPLTNNAPKPMIHIANKPMMEHVVNLLKSHGINDLIVLLYVQPDLIKNYFKDGSDFGVKIEYVLAEEDYGTAGAVKNVEKIIKDDDFMVISADIITDINISKPIDFHIGKKSDATIVLTHVENPLSFGIVITDAEGKITKFLEKPTWSEVFSDTINTGIYILNRSVLKMIPEKSEFDFSKDLFPLLLKDGKKLFGHISNGYWKDVGTLSEYRQSHLDIIAGKINLNIDGEKLGDKNITVGAKSIVDITCDIENSILGKDVHILQNCKIKNCVIGDNCTIGENTSISGSVIGKASKIGANCDIQESILGYKTYAGNNVFIGAGAVVSDVCHIGNGAVINPNVKIWPFKNVEDGAILSESLIWSDKWSAKIFGQYGITGLANLEITPEFASKLGAAFGATVGKNRTISVSRDSHKTSRLFSRAMMSGVLSVGVNVNDFSDTPISIVRYQAKQFKSSGGIHVRKHPFDKKLLNIKFFDSNGLDFSSLGEQKIERLFFREDYTRVGSEETGEIFYPTHGTEYYTDGFLKTIDTEKIIKRKFKIVIDYSYGSSSKIFPAVIGKLGIDSVHLNANLDQTKITKTEREFKKSLKELSSIVRSINADLGIFIDNGGEKIYLCDENGDNIDGNTALTLMAMLVMKTEKKFQSISVPVNSSFNISKMAKEHDYEIIYAKNSSSCLMEKAGNSKIYFAGDNEGGYIYPGFMPAFDGMYSTIKLLEMLAKLDSSIKNEMRFIEPTYFEYKKVPCPTELKGFIMRKFFEKYSDENVLLIDGIKLIKPQGWVLAYPASEGAHFEIFSESKDKDAAGVLINEFSRDIESWKAERDISALS
- a CDS encoding phosphoglucomutase/phosphomannomutase family protein, whose protein sequence is MSNSFEIEFGTSGYRGKIADDFTYESVKLVSQAVCDFLNEKYRGSFPSKQIVIGYDTRFLSEEFAKISACVFCANGFNVIFADTFTPTPVIAIKILKEKALGAINITASHNPYNYNGIKFSPDWGGPALPEDTEVLTKKSNELLKNPRYNFMDFNDAKKSGQLKEEDFIGYYIELVKSKLNLKLIKENAGNLYPFITSLHGTSKGIIGKIIGDEGYEFKEIYEGRDAFFAPGFAPDPSAKNLKDMGNMIKEYNKGKDEGKSKKIAIGLATDGDADRYGVLDEDGEFIEPNIIFPLLYNYYIEGKGIKGDAARSVATTALVDRVAKRYGFKVIETPVGFKYLGKLISEEKVIIAGEESSGLTVIGHTPDKDGIYTCLLVLEMLAYYKKPLKVLVKELLEKFGPIFTKRINVPVNKEKFKAEIDEKMEKFPNVFKGRKVTGKNVTDGYKVFFDDDSWLLARLSGTEDLMRIYGEADTEQNLDVLISAFQEYLI